The following are from one region of the Capsicum annuum cultivar UCD-10X-F1 chromosome 1, UCD10Xv1.1, whole genome shotgun sequence genome:
- the LOC107851271 gene encoding uncharacterized protein LOC107851271 isoform X1, whose amino-acid sequence MVRGRDACWEHCALVDATRQKVRCNYCQRDFSGGVYRMKFHLAQIKNKDIVICPQVPNKVRDHIRSILNTAKKQKNPKKAKLDQAANGQESSSSSASGGIRPPRDGFSGQNGSPCPPSIMFARRSPSSQPAVDDVQKQKQDHADKKIAEFFYHNAIPFSVAKSLYYQEMVDAIIECEAEYKAPCTEKLGTNLLEKVKIDINDGYKRLRDEWKETGCTILCDCWSDGRTKCLVVFSVSCAKGTAFLRSVDVSDHADDPHYLFGLLESVVLEIGVKNVVQVITDSSASYTYVGRLIMDKYPSVFWSPCASHCINKMLEDFSKHDWVNVVLKEGNVIAKYIYSNDWILDMMRKFSGGGEFVRPRITKFVANFLSLRALVIQEDNLKQMFSHAEWMSSIYSRRPEVQAIKSLLCVERFWRSAREAVMVSEPLLKLLRIVDGDIPAMAYMYEGVERAKMFVKAFYKDVDGKYMPIWDIIDRRWSMLVQSPVHAAAAFLNPSIFYNPSFKMDSRIRNGFQEAMTKMSYEEKDKVEITKEHPIYINAQGALGTEFAIKGRTLNAPADWWMAYGYEIPTLQRAAIRILSQPSSLHWCRWNWSTFDGVHDNKRENLELDKFNDLVYVHCNLWLRAITRSKDGKCRPINFDEIDVAAEWPTEAEAAPCMHLNDSWLHNSNLESRDWLDTF is encoded by the exons ATGGTTAGGGGAAGAGATGCCTGTTGGGAACACTGTGCGCTTGTTGATGCTACTAGACAGAAGGTAAGATGTAACTATTGTCAGCGGGATTTCAGCGGTGGGGTTTACCGAATGAAGTTTCATTTGGctcaaataaaaaacaaagacaTAGTAATATGTCCTCAAGTTCCGAACAAGGTAAGGGACCACATTAGAAGTATTTTGAACACTGCGAAGAAACAGAAAAATCCTAAGAAAGCAAAACTGGATCAGGCTGCCAATGGTCAGGAAAGTAGTAGTTCTTCAGCTAGCGGTGGAATCCGCCCTCCTCGTGATGGATTTAGTGGACAGAATGGTAGTCCTTGTCCTCCGTCTATTATGTTTGCACGCCGTTCTCCTAGTTCACAGCCAGCAGTTGACGATGTTCAAAAGCAAAAACAGGACCATGCCGATAAGAAGATTGCCGAGTTTTTCTATCACAATGCAATTCCTTTTTCTGTTGCGAAGTCCTTGTACTATCAGGAAATGGTAGATGCTATTATTGAGTGTGAAGCGGAGTATAAAGCTCCATGTACTGAAAAATTGGGCACTAACCTTTTGGAGAAAGTCAAAATCGATATCAACGATGGTTATAAGAGATTAAGGGATGAATGGAAAGAGACAGGTTGCACAATCTTGTGTGATTGCTGGTCTGATGGAAGGACTAAATGCCTTGTGGTATTTTCTGTGTCATGTGCTAAAGGAACAGCGTTTCTTAGGTCCGTAGACGTATCTGATCATGCAGATGATCCTCATTATCTATTCGGGTTGCTTGAATCAGTCGTTCTGGAAATTGGCGTTAAAAATGTTGTCCAAGTTATTACAGATAGTTCTGCTAGTTACACATATGTCGGAAGGCTTATAATGGACAAGTACCCCTCGGTGTTCTGGTCTCCGTGTGCTTCGCATTGTATCAATAAAATGTTAGAGGATTTCAGCAAGCATGACTGGGTGAATGTTGTCCTCAAAGAGGGAAATGTAATcgcaaaatacatatacagtaaTGACTGGATTCTTGATATGATGAGAAAATTTTCAGGTGGAGGGGAGTTCGTACGACCAAGAATTACTAAGTTTGTGGCAAATTTTCTCTCTTTAAGGGCCCTTGTAATTCAAGAGGATAATTTGAAACAAATGTTTTCTCATGCGGAGTGGATGTCGTCCATATATAGTAGGCGCCCCGAAGTCCAAGCCATTAAGTCATTGTTGTGCGTTGAAAGATTTTGGAGATCCGCACGTGAAGCTGTTATGGTTTCTGAACCTCTACTTAAACTATTAAGGATTGTCGACGGAGACATACCTGCTATGGCCTACATGTACGAGGGAGTGGAAAGAGCAAAGATGTTTGTCAAAGCATTTTACAAGGATGTTGATGGAAAATATATGCCGATTTGGGATATAATTGACAGAAGATGGAGCATGCTTGTTCAATCCCCGGTACATGCAGCAGCAGCTTTTCTTAATCCCTCAATTTTCTACAACCCAAGCTTTAAGATGGATTCAAGGATTCGGAATGGTTTTCAAGAAGCCATGACGAAAATGTCTTACGAGGAAAAGGATAAAGTAGAAATTACTAAAGAACATCCAATATACATAAATGCCCAAGGTGCTCTAGGGACTGAATTTGCGATAAAGGGAAGGACACTGAATGCCCCAG CTGATTGGTGGATGGCTTATGGTTACGAAATTCCTACTCTACAGAGAGCTGCTATACGGATTTTGAGTCAACCTAGTAGTCTTCACTGGTGTAGATGGAACTGGAGCACTTTTGATGGTGTTCATGACAATAAACGAGAAAACTTGGAGCTTGATAAGTTCAATGATCTTGTATATGTGCACTGTAATCTCTGGTTACGGGCGATTACAAGAAGTAAAGATGGCAAATGTAGGCCAATCAACTTCGATGAAATAGACGTCGCTGCTGAATGGCCTACTGAAGCTGAAGCTGCACCATGCATGCACTTGAATGATTCATGGTTGCACAATTCAAACCTTGAAAGCAGAG attggTTAGACACTTTCTAA
- the LOC107851271 gene encoding uncharacterized protein LOC107851271 isoform X2, whose protein sequence is MVRGRDACWEHCALVDATRQKVRCNYCQRDFSGGVYRMKFHLAQIKNKDIVICPQVPNKAANGQESSSSSASGGIRPPRDGFSGQNGSPCPPSIMFARRSPSSQPAVDDVQKQKQDHADKKIAEFFYHNAIPFSVAKSLYYQEMVDAIIECEAEYKAPCTEKLGTNLLEKVKIDINDGYKRLRDEWKETGCTILCDCWSDGRTKCLVVFSVSCAKGTAFLRSVDVSDHADDPHYLFGLLESVVLEIGVKNVVQVITDSSASYTYVGRLIMDKYPSVFWSPCASHCINKMLEDFSKHDWVNVVLKEGNVIAKYIYSNDWILDMMRKFSGGGEFVRPRITKFVANFLSLRALVIQEDNLKQMFSHAEWMSSIYSRRPEVQAIKSLLCVERFWRSAREAVMVSEPLLKLLRIVDGDIPAMAYMYEGVERAKMFVKAFYKDVDGKYMPIWDIIDRRWSMLVQSPVHAAAAFLNPSIFYNPSFKMDSRIRNGFQEAMTKMSYEEKDKVEITKEHPIYINAQGALGTEFAIKGRTLNAPADWWMAYGYEIPTLQRAAIRILSQPSSLHWCRWNWSTFDGVHDNKRENLELDKFNDLVYVHCNLWLRAITRSKDGKCRPINFDEIDVAAEWPTEAEAAPCMHLNDSWLHNSNLESRDWLDTF, encoded by the exons ATGGTTAGGGGAAGAGATGCCTGTTGGGAACACTGTGCGCTTGTTGATGCTACTAGACAGAAGGTAAGATGTAACTATTGTCAGCGGGATTTCAGCGGTGGGGTTTACCGAATGAAGTTTCATTTGGctcaaataaaaaacaaagacaTAGTAATATGTCCTCAAGTTCCGAACAAG GCTGCCAATGGTCAGGAAAGTAGTAGTTCTTCAGCTAGCGGTGGAATCCGCCCTCCTCGTGATGGATTTAGTGGACAGAATGGTAGTCCTTGTCCTCCGTCTATTATGTTTGCACGCCGTTCTCCTAGTTCACAGCCAGCAGTTGACGATGTTCAAAAGCAAAAACAGGACCATGCCGATAAGAAGATTGCCGAGTTTTTCTATCACAATGCAATTCCTTTTTCTGTTGCGAAGTCCTTGTACTATCAGGAAATGGTAGATGCTATTATTGAGTGTGAAGCGGAGTATAAAGCTCCATGTACTGAAAAATTGGGCACTAACCTTTTGGAGAAAGTCAAAATCGATATCAACGATGGTTATAAGAGATTAAGGGATGAATGGAAAGAGACAGGTTGCACAATCTTGTGTGATTGCTGGTCTGATGGAAGGACTAAATGCCTTGTGGTATTTTCTGTGTCATGTGCTAAAGGAACAGCGTTTCTTAGGTCCGTAGACGTATCTGATCATGCAGATGATCCTCATTATCTATTCGGGTTGCTTGAATCAGTCGTTCTGGAAATTGGCGTTAAAAATGTTGTCCAAGTTATTACAGATAGTTCTGCTAGTTACACATATGTCGGAAGGCTTATAATGGACAAGTACCCCTCGGTGTTCTGGTCTCCGTGTGCTTCGCATTGTATCAATAAAATGTTAGAGGATTTCAGCAAGCATGACTGGGTGAATGTTGTCCTCAAAGAGGGAAATGTAATcgcaaaatacatatacagtaaTGACTGGATTCTTGATATGATGAGAAAATTTTCAGGTGGAGGGGAGTTCGTACGACCAAGAATTACTAAGTTTGTGGCAAATTTTCTCTCTTTAAGGGCCCTTGTAATTCAAGAGGATAATTTGAAACAAATGTTTTCTCATGCGGAGTGGATGTCGTCCATATATAGTAGGCGCCCCGAAGTCCAAGCCATTAAGTCATTGTTGTGCGTTGAAAGATTTTGGAGATCCGCACGTGAAGCTGTTATGGTTTCTGAACCTCTACTTAAACTATTAAGGATTGTCGACGGAGACATACCTGCTATGGCCTACATGTACGAGGGAGTGGAAAGAGCAAAGATGTTTGTCAAAGCATTTTACAAGGATGTTGATGGAAAATATATGCCGATTTGGGATATAATTGACAGAAGATGGAGCATGCTTGTTCAATCCCCGGTACATGCAGCAGCAGCTTTTCTTAATCCCTCAATTTTCTACAACCCAAGCTTTAAGATGGATTCAAGGATTCGGAATGGTTTTCAAGAAGCCATGACGAAAATGTCTTACGAGGAAAAGGATAAAGTAGAAATTACTAAAGAACATCCAATATACATAAATGCCCAAGGTGCTCTAGGGACTGAATTTGCGATAAAGGGAAGGACACTGAATGCCCCAG CTGATTGGTGGATGGCTTATGGTTACGAAATTCCTACTCTACAGAGAGCTGCTATACGGATTTTGAGTCAACCTAGTAGTCTTCACTGGTGTAGATGGAACTGGAGCACTTTTGATGGTGTTCATGACAATAAACGAGAAAACTTGGAGCTTGATAAGTTCAATGATCTTGTATATGTGCACTGTAATCTCTGGTTACGGGCGATTACAAGAAGTAAAGATGGCAAATGTAGGCCAATCAACTTCGATGAAATAGACGTCGCTGCTGAATGGCCTACTGAAGCTGAAGCTGCACCATGCATGCACTTGAATGATTCATGGTTGCACAATTCAAACCTTGAAAGCAGAG attggTTAGACACTTTCTAA
- the LOC107851271 gene encoding uncharacterized protein LOC107851271 isoform X3, with protein MVRGRDACWEHCALVDATRQKVRCNYCQRDFSGGVYRMKFHLAQIKNKDIVICPQVPNKVRDHIRSILNTAKKQKNPKKAKLDQAANGQESSSSSASGGIRPPRDGFSGQNGSPCPPSIMFARRSPSSQPAVDDVQKQKQDHADKKIAEFFYHNAIPFSVAKSLYYQEMVDAIIECEAEYKAPCTEKLGTNLLEKVKIDINDGYKRLRDEWKETGCTILCDCWSDGRTKCLVVFSVSCAKGTAFLRSVDVSDHADDPHYLFGLLESVVLEIGVKNVVQVITDSSASYTYVGRLIMDKYPSVFWSPCASHCINKMLEDFSKHDWVNVVLKEGNVIAKYIYSNDWILDMMRKFSGGGEFVRPRITKFVANFLSLRALVIQEDNLKQMFSHAEWMSSIYSRRPEVQAIKSLLCVERFWRSAREAVMVSEPLLKLLRIVDGDIPAMAYMYEGVERAKMFVKAFYKDVDGKYMPIWDIIDRRWSMLVQSPVHAAAAFLNPSIFYNPSFKMDSRIRNGFQEAMTKMSYEEKDKVEITKEHPIYINAQGALGTEFAIKGRTLNAPESCYTDFEST; from the exons ATGGTTAGGGGAAGAGATGCCTGTTGGGAACACTGTGCGCTTGTTGATGCTACTAGACAGAAGGTAAGATGTAACTATTGTCAGCGGGATTTCAGCGGTGGGGTTTACCGAATGAAGTTTCATTTGGctcaaataaaaaacaaagacaTAGTAATATGTCCTCAAGTTCCGAACAAGGTAAGGGACCACATTAGAAGTATTTTGAACACTGCGAAGAAACAGAAAAATCCTAAGAAAGCAAAACTGGATCAGGCTGCCAATGGTCAGGAAAGTAGTAGTTCTTCAGCTAGCGGTGGAATCCGCCCTCCTCGTGATGGATTTAGTGGACAGAATGGTAGTCCTTGTCCTCCGTCTATTATGTTTGCACGCCGTTCTCCTAGTTCACAGCCAGCAGTTGACGATGTTCAAAAGCAAAAACAGGACCATGCCGATAAGAAGATTGCCGAGTTTTTCTATCACAATGCAATTCCTTTTTCTGTTGCGAAGTCCTTGTACTATCAGGAAATGGTAGATGCTATTATTGAGTGTGAAGCGGAGTATAAAGCTCCATGTACTGAAAAATTGGGCACTAACCTTTTGGAGAAAGTCAAAATCGATATCAACGATGGTTATAAGAGATTAAGGGATGAATGGAAAGAGACAGGTTGCACAATCTTGTGTGATTGCTGGTCTGATGGAAGGACTAAATGCCTTGTGGTATTTTCTGTGTCATGTGCTAAAGGAACAGCGTTTCTTAGGTCCGTAGACGTATCTGATCATGCAGATGATCCTCATTATCTATTCGGGTTGCTTGAATCAGTCGTTCTGGAAATTGGCGTTAAAAATGTTGTCCAAGTTATTACAGATAGTTCTGCTAGTTACACATATGTCGGAAGGCTTATAATGGACAAGTACCCCTCGGTGTTCTGGTCTCCGTGTGCTTCGCATTGTATCAATAAAATGTTAGAGGATTTCAGCAAGCATGACTGGGTGAATGTTGTCCTCAAAGAGGGAAATGTAATcgcaaaatacatatacagtaaTGACTGGATTCTTGATATGATGAGAAAATTTTCAGGTGGAGGGGAGTTCGTACGACCAAGAATTACTAAGTTTGTGGCAAATTTTCTCTCTTTAAGGGCCCTTGTAATTCAAGAGGATAATTTGAAACAAATGTTTTCTCATGCGGAGTGGATGTCGTCCATATATAGTAGGCGCCCCGAAGTCCAAGCCATTAAGTCATTGTTGTGCGTTGAAAGATTTTGGAGATCCGCACGTGAAGCTGTTATGGTTTCTGAACCTCTACTTAAACTATTAAGGATTGTCGACGGAGACATACCTGCTATGGCCTACATGTACGAGGGAGTGGAAAGAGCAAAGATGTTTGTCAAAGCATTTTACAAGGATGTTGATGGAAAATATATGCCGATTTGGGATATAATTGACAGAAGATGGAGCATGCTTGTTCAATCCCCGGTACATGCAGCAGCAGCTTTTCTTAATCCCTCAATTTTCTACAACCCAAGCTTTAAGATGGATTCAAGGATTCGGAATGGTTTTCAAGAAGCCATGACGAAAATGTCTTACGAGGAAAAGGATAAAGTAGAAATTACTAAAGAACATCCAATATACATAAATGCCCAAGGTGCTCTAGGGACTGAATTTGCGATAAAGGGAAGGACACTGAATGCCCCAG AGAGCTGCTATACGGATTTTGAGTCAACCTAG